TCCGCGCGCCGCCCTGAACAAACGCGCCCCGTGTTTCTGCCTCTCCACGTGCTAATGAGCGCCGCGCCCCCGCGCGCCCTAACACTGAAGGacgttgtgtgtgcgtgtgtgtgtgtgtgtgcgtgcgtgcgtgtgtgtgtgtgtgcggggggaaATGGAAGTGGGCGTTCTGGGGGCGCGCACGCGATCCATGCATGCTCTTCGTTCTCGTATGAAGTGAATGACCTTATCGTGGCGGTGTAATGTCTCACCGGTGAGGgattggattcttttttttttctttcttttggagaTAATAAAGCCcgacctcccccccccccccccccccttttttttcctggccaCACATGGGGACTCCTCCGACTTGAGCCTTGCACACTCCCCTCGCATGCTCCAGCGGACGGAACACCTGTAGCTTGGTAGTATCCTGCGAAGTGGTCCTTCTGATCCATGTGGTGCGCCTCGGGGTTCCCACCCTGAAGATCGGCGCGGTGCGTCAGTTTGGTAAAAGTTTTTCCCCCGTCCTCGAGGGAGGAATCTGGAGCTGGAATCCGCGCCCGAGATCGATTGCGTCTCTGTTTAACTTGCTGAGAAAGGTGAGCTGACATTATGacacacttttaatttgaaaacctCAGTGTCACGTATCGGTACTGGACTCAAATAAAGgctgaaatgttttcagattGCAGGAATGTGTTTTGAGTGAAAACTGTGAGTAGTTTTGGAGCAGCGCCGGGTTAACGTTCCGGCGGTGACgcggggagggggtggggggcattCAGGGGGGCCCGCGTCCCTCCTGTAGCTCGGTGCGCACGGTGACCGGTGGCGCGTCAAAGCGCGGTGATCAGAGAAAGCGTCGCGCGCAGCAGGAGCCTCCGTTGGTTCCACACGGTGGCCAGTGGGATCCGCTGGTCGCCGCGGCGCGACGGGAGAGTCGCCCCCTCCGTCGCCCTGTCACCCGCCGCCCGCGCGTCTCTCCGCTCGCGTGCAGAGCTCCGGACGGCGAGGAACGTCCCCTCGAACGCCGTGACTGAACAGCTCGCTctcgcctcctctctcaccccctccctccctccctccctctctctctctctctctctctctctctctctctctctctctctctctcacacacacacacacacaccgcctgcGTTTTGTTGGCCGGTgctccccccaccaccagcaccacctcccacctcctccccgaCTCCTTTTCATTCGCCTCTGGTCGCCGTGCTGGATTGTTCCCTCTCGCAACAAAGCCCAGCTCGCAGTCTTCCCGCAGACAGCGCTGCTCTCCGGACCAGGCGGCTCCGGGTTGCATGGTGGTGCTTCGGCTGCTTCAGCGGctcaacaaatgcagaaaaggGACAAAAGTTTCGGTAAGACGCCCTTCTTTCTTTGGCGCTCCGGCTGTGTACGAACGGCACGTATACGTGtctccgcgtgtgtgtgtgtgtgtgtgtgtgtttcggtgAGCTCCGCGACGCCAAGTTATACAGCATCTCCCCCGCTGTCGAACGCAACGCGTCCGGATCCATTCTCTCCGTCCTCCCGCTGATAACCTTTCACCGGGACGTTAACGAGACGTGCTCCGGGGGTCGTGGTCGGTGGTCGCGCAGagcaggtgatgatgatgatgatgatgatgatgtgtgagCGTCCTCCAGGCTCCGTCATGTGCTCGTGAGAGCTGCATGGCAAattgagtctgtctgtctgtgtgtgtgtgtgtgtgtgtgtgtgtgtgtgtgtgtgttaaatccGTTACTGCATGGCCTTTACCAGCGCAgcgctgccatggcaacagtaaTTAAACTGATAGGGTGAAATGTCAGCATCTCGCCGCCGAGCAGCATGCGGACTGAAATAGCAGACTGTCCTCTccgctccatccctccatcatcaccatcatcatcatcaccatcatcaccatcatcctccaTCATCCGCTCCGACGATGATACATGTGGCCGAGGAGGACGCGCGCGGGCAGCCCTGGAAGTCCACAATGACAGAATGGAAGGGAGGGTTCGAGCCGGcgaggaaataaaacacaaatcattaGGGCTGTGAGCAGCTGTGGTTCCCCCTTCCTCTGTGGAAAATGAATCTTTTGTTCGggacccccctctctcccctcctggcAATCGGAAGAGAGAAGCGGCCGAATTCCTGCCATGCTTGTCTCCTTGTCCCCTGAGTTGattgcacagtaaaaaaaaaaaagagaaggagggaggggggtcgAAACTCTTCCGTCCATTTGGTTTGGTAATGAGTAGCGGGGACTTTGTGGTGGAACGAGGCCGGTGGACGGATCAGTGGCGCTGAACAGGCGCGGGCCGAGCGGTCGTGCGCGGCGCGGACGCACCGTGGACAGACGAGTCGTGCCGCGCGCTCCTCTGCTCTGCAACCTGTCTGAGAGCCGACGATCTCCCACCCAGATGTAGTAGTTTCAATGCAATGTGCAGCAggtgagggtaaaaaaaaagagatctttatttttgttcaatatTGAATGGAACTCTCTCTGATAGAGTTTCAActttcagttcattcattcacagcATGAAGTTACATTGTGCAGAAACCTGAAGCCTGCTCGAGGTAGATAGTTCGTTCCATTAATCCCCTGTGGTCAGTGCACActgctgtaaaacacacacacacacacacacacacacacacacactcacactcacactcactcacactcacactcacacacacaccaatatgCAATATTAGAAGCCAGCATGACTGTCGCTGTACAACTTTCTGTAAGTCGACTGCTGTGGAGTCACTGAAGAGGGAACAaacatcccacacacacacacacacacagtgaagtgcACATTTACAAATGATCTGACCGGTGCTTTACATTGTGTGCTCTTTTCATCATGAATGTTTCAGCCTCACAACTGTCGTCGAAGTGAAATTTGCCTCGTGACATGTTCAAACTTAAAATTGGTATGAAGGAAAGTTTCAGCATTTCAAAACAGGTAAAGATTTAACTATActttaagagtgtgtgtgtgtgtgtgtgtgtgtgtgtgtgtgtgtgtgtgtgtgtgtgtgcgcgtgtgtggcgAAAGGAGGACAAAGGGGAGTGGGGGTGTGCCTGTCCCCAGGGGAATAGTAGGAGAATACTAATTCCAGCCTGGTGCGAAGCCACATTGGGCCACATtgctgcccccaccccccccccccccactcttcTTACCCCCACCGGCCCACAAAGGCTCTCCTCAGTCAGCTCAGGCCCAAACAATACAGGCCTGCTGCAAAGCCCCTCGCCTGTAACCACGCCCCCTTTAAACACAGAGAAGGTCAACATGTTAGAAGAGAAAGTGTCCgggaaaaactgtgtgtgtgtgtgtgtgtgtgtgtgtgtgtgtgtgtgcagcttgttGGGCCTGTAAATGGTTAGAGAGTGAAACAGTGCTGCCGTTAGTGTAGTGACCTGTCAACACACAGCCTGcgtgctcttcttcttcttcttcttcttcttcttcttcttcttcttctttgtcccAACCAGTCCAGTTCGCTCGCAGCCGGTAAAACACACTCTTTGTGTTCGGCTCAGTGTGGCGTTGTTTAAATGACACCTTAGAGTATCAGAATCATTGGGGAGTGTTTTCTTAATGAAACAATGTCCACGGAGCTTTTATGAAGCTCCTGTTAAAACACGATAAAAACAATAGGTCAGATATATTTCCAGCCCGTGACCGGATCAGTGCAGAGGCTCCTTAAAACTATTCCCCTGAAAATGTCTCCTTTCggaccaacaaacacacatgtagcaCCACCGTACTTTACCGcggaagaaatgttttttcattttgatggaCTTGGATCAAAGCTAATGCCGGTGTGTGTTCTGAAAGCTTTAAACGAGCAGTTCCTCAATGTCTGTTGTGCATTGCATCACGGGACAATACCTTGCTCCGACAGCATGCTATACAACTTTTAGAAGCATGTGCAGGGTGAATTCTTTTCTCAATTTactaaaaatgtttgtgtgtattaaaaaTAGTGAATACTtcagacaaacattttgaataCACCTAATTATGCTGCTCAGAATGAGTGTGTTGTATTGATTTGAGACGCAGCTAAACCGAGGCGTCTAAACGCCGCAGTAAATTagactgtggaggaaaaaaaggaattgaatTCTTTTAATTCCTCAGATCATCCTGAAGCTGTCTCATCACTGACCGATttgatatatacatacacatatactgtatatattgtagAGTGCTCAAAGGAACAGTCAGGCCTTTTGAGTACACTGATTATGCCTTATTCCTTTTTTGccagtgtgaaaacaaaaccctcaAACAAAACGAACTCTTGACCCCGTCTTGTGCCGAGCGGTTCAGAGCCAAAAGTTTATGATTTttatgattgtgtttttgtacacGTGAAATGACGACTGATGACGTTTTATCTTCagcattaatacatttaaaatatcaaatggCTGCGGCAGTGTTTACATACAGTTCAGAAATGTAGAGAGATTTACCTCATTTCATTTTAGCACTATTTCAAATTATGAATGAAGaagcacaatgaaaacaaataagaatCTGTATTTTGCTGGTTTTTGACAGTTTACCTGAGAAATATCAGTCATcattttttgtcagtttgccTCCTCTTCGGTCGCCGTGGTGTTATTGGACGATGAGTGTTTAaagcctctctctttctctctctctctccctgtgtgtgtgtgtgtgtgcttctccCAGGTATACAAATGCTCTCCGTCCAGCCGGACACCAAGCCAAAAGGCTGTGCCGGCTGCAACCGGAAGATCAAGGACCGCTACCTGCTGAAGGCCCTCGACAAGTACTGGCACGAGGACTGCCTCAAGTGTGCCTGCTGCGACTGCAGGCTGGGCGAGGTGGGCTCCACGCTCTACACCAAAGCCAACCTCATCCTGTGCCGGAGAGACTACCTGCGGTAAGAGCGGCAACCGACGGCCGTGTAGTGGTCAGCGAGAAAACATACAGtccagtcgtgtgtgtgtgtgtgtgtgtgtgtgtgtgtgtgtgtgggagttgACTCATTGAAATCTTCACACATTCCTAGTGTTTCATTTTGCGAAGAGCACCGCAGACAGATTTGTATGATCTTTCTGGCCCCTGACCTTGTTTTTGAGGCCTCAGAATTTGCCGTAATCCGGCAATTAGACAGGGACAAATTATCCGTTCCAATTTGTATAAATCAGTTAAAATTTGGTATGTTTAGTTTTGTATCTTGTATCAAATGTGCTCTTTTCATTATTTGCACATATCAGTACATCTCTCTCAGGAGTCCCGTGTGACCCCATTTCCGtaaatagcatttttttctacagtcCCTGTTCATGTGCCTCTCAAAGTCTCTAATTAGCTTCagacacagttgttgttgtggaaccTCTTCTTCCAGGATGAAAATCATTTGTGAACAAAGATACGTTTGGACCGGAAAGTTGCAATCGACATTGTAACGGACGGATGTGGAATTTAGGTtcggcaaaaaaacaaaaaaaaacaacaacccaacgAGAAGTTTAAGACATGACAGGTGGTTACGGAACAGTGAACCATCTTGTACAGTGGGTGGAACACACAGTGAGCCGTTGAGTCTTTTAAAAAGCCACGGTGTGCCACACGGTTAGAGGAACCTAAACGCCATGGGACCCTTACCCCTTGAAGCGACAACGTTAAAGAAACATGTTGAACAGTCAGTGTAGATGACAACTATCTGAGCAATCGTCCCAACCATACAACATCCCAGTTAGTTAGCACCTCAAATGGTTTCCGAGAGAGGGTTTCCTTCCTGCAATgcttgtaaaaatgttttgcgAAGCTACTTGTGCCGAGGAGTGTCAGGGTGAAAGTGCTGGGGCTCTGAAGCACCAGAGAAAAGGGTTGAGGcagaagacaaagaaacagcagcGCGTGGTTTGGGCCTGACCTTACTTACCAGGCGCTTTAATGTGGACAAGTCCCTGTTCTATTTTTTGGTGTTCTACCCACATGTGCACAGACCAAATATTGACTTCTCCCCAAAGACAAAGTTCACCTGGAAACACTGCTACTTCATTACCCTGAACACACCGTCCTGTGGCCCAGGAATACACACGTATAGACCTGCAAATGTCTATTAATCCTCCGCGGAAAATAGTCCCTAACAAATACCCCGCTTCCGTCTGTTTAAGTGATGTTTGAAAAGGAACTGTAGACGCCGGCTGAGTCTCTGTGTCAATTTGAGCCGTTTTAAATATCTCCAGTGGAAACCAGTGGGCTTACCACTTTTGAGTAAATGAGTCTCAGTGTAATGTAAATATAGCAGGCCCTCCATCCAAGTGTTTTTCCATCCCAGCGTCCCAGTGTCCAACACACACCGCCCTTCGCTCCGTCATCTACAGCACAAAGTTCAAGGCGATTGAATTGACCGCGAACGCGCCCTGACACCTCCTCGCCGCCGGCTAATGAACGGCAAGCGCATGGCAAAGAACGGCGGCGATCCACATCTGGTCTAGCGGAGCAACAAAAGGCGGCCAAGGCTCCATCACTCAGCCAGACAATTGCTGCGACATTACaatgcaacacacacgcgcgcgctccCTTACTAAAAAAGGCGACCTCGAACATATCATTTCTACTTATGTTTATCTCAGTCCGTCAGCCCAGGCTCGTGAcaggagcagaagaaaatgaTGACTTCACATTAACTCCTTTTTTCACATCCCATtggcttaaaaagaaaattattcagACCTTCATTATACCCCGGCCCCCACCTACCCACCCTCTTCGCCGAGGCAATCCCGCTCTGCTTAGCGGGGTGGCACGCTGTTAGACCTGGCATAATCAGGGGTAACAGAATTCTTCAGGGGTCTGCAACCATGAGCGACGTGAGCCGCCAGCAGGGAAATAATAATCCTCGCAGCACACGCAGACAAAAAAGGTGAAGCGAATGCAAAGGGGGGGGGCAACTTAAAGCTTCAGCAGACCCTGTGTGATCAAACGATGCACAGagaagcctgtgtgtgtgtgtgtgtgtgtgtgtgtgtgtgtgtgtgtcttaaaacAAGCCATCCCCTCATAAACCCCCAACCACAAACATAATTACAGGTATAATCTACTAGAGCTTGATTTGTGCCCCGCTCGCCCCGGATGCGGAGAAATGCGACGAGAGCATTTAATCAATAAACGATCCCCTTGaaaccaccaaaaaaaataaagcttccGTTGATGATGCTGGTAATGGCACGACGCCGCCGCTAATGCTGATGTGCGATTTTCACAGTGCACAGGGATAACGTGGGAGCGCCCCAGAGGTGGGAggcaggagacagacagacagacagacagacagacagacagacagacagacgcatttaatgtaaaaaaaaatcaaaataaatgctGAGAAAATGAGGTTCAAGGTGTACAGCGGCCTGCTCGAGTGCcaccgctcacacacacacacacacacacacacacgcacacacacacgcacacacacacacacacacacgcacacacacacacacacacacgcacacacacacacacacacacacacagagcaccaGCGCTGGCTCCAAGGCCACGgtaaaaaaaagctgttgggCATCAGTTaatgaaaaactgtaaattCCAGACATCCATTTTAAAGACAGCACTCGGAgaacacttatttatttatctatctattcattcatttttttttttttaatccaacttCAATTTTCCTCTACAGTGGTTTTAGTAAGATTGTAAATGCAAGCAAACTCGCGCAGGCTGTCAACATGGCTGGGATTTATTAACGGAGAGCTGGCTATCAGCGGGAGATAACCAACATGTAGAGCACGGTTCAGTGTAATAACTtacgtcttcctcctcctcctcctcctttccggAATCAACTTTGTAGTCCACCGCCAAAACCTTGTATAACCATATGTGCGAATGTAAATGAAAAACGTATCTTCTCCCCACATCTGGCATTGGGCTTGTGAAGCATTGTCagttcgtgtgtgtgtcggcgtcGTGGCCGCGAGTGTGACATCAAGTCAAGCTTTATCTGCCCGAGGCCccggcagggagggagggggacgggCCCGGGCTGTCTGAAactcatctgtcctcctctgaaATCTCATTTAGATACATTCTTCCTCGCGAACACGTGTCGTACCTTTTTAataggatgaaaaaaaaactgttcaggATGCGATTCCTCACAATGTCTTAAATATATATGGTTGTCTGAGCTCAGGCATGTTCCTATGAAGTGCTGAAGGCCCTGGTCCAGATTCTGAGCTATtctattgcttttttatttcatccttcTCCGTTGTCTGTTACAACTATTCATTTCTTCAATTGACCAGTAGCATGTTGGAAAGTGACACATGTGCTTATGTCACATTTTCCTCCCGcatttactttaaatatttttcatcgTTAATGATAAACTGGCTAAATGTACATTCAGATTGAAGTTGAGGTGAAATTCGGACTTTGCAGCTCATGTTTAATCAGCTCGAACAGCTCAGCCTCGGACCGACCTCTCCGCTCCCCggaggattttctttcttccgtcGAGCACAATTGAGAGCAAATTCACAACCCCTGGCATCTCGGCCCCTTAACAGTGCCCGCATCTCAAAAATGAGTTTCACAAATCCGCTCGGACACTCCCGTGAAAGTGACGCAGCCAAAATCGCTCCGTTGTCGACCTTAGAGGTGGGTGTAAGTTTCCACAGCAAGGACACGTACAGTATGACTAAGCgtgaaaaaaaaggtccaacGAAACCACGCCTGCAGCAAAACTCACCACTCTGTCAGCGTGTTGGTCATGTTAGAACACACTGTTAGGAGCTGCGAGGAAAGAGCTCATGTCGCAGCGTCATATGAGGCCGTCCTCCACCAAAAatcaaccctaacccttttttttcagactttaaCCATCCCCCTTACTGGGTTTACaagataaagataattatctttatcgttttatcgcccagcccgACTGTGACGCTTGCGAAAGTCTTTTACTACATCCCATGTCGAACAGGTTGCAATACAATGAGTATATTTGAGATGTCGCCCACTATTTGTTCTCTCTCAAAAATCTCAGCCCACAACAGCGATAGAAAAAACCCAGCAGAGGAGTCATTAGACCGCATAATGAAGAGCTAATTAAATGGCCGTTCAGAGCGAACACGAGGCTCGTACGCGCTCACGCCACAGAGCGGACTCGTCTCCCGGCCTGACCAGCCATTACCGAGGCGGTGACGGATGGCGGACAGCGCCACGGAAAGCCGAGAGCCGGTGATTTCAACGGCTGCTCACTTGATGATAGCCGCGCTCCTGGGACGCTCGCGGGAAGCTGCGCGTGGTAGTTTGTCAtggctctgtctctctccggcCTGATTCTCTGCAGGCTGAAAGATTCAGGGCAGCTTCTCCCTCACACAGACGTTCAACACTGAAGGGCACGAGGACGGCGGCGGCCAGGCCCTAAGCCTGACTGCTCAGAGAGTGAAACCATGCCTTCAGCTTCGGTGTATCGTTTGACCTGAACAACTTAACTCTACTCAAGCTCGTCTGTGCTCCCTATGATCAATGTACACATTGGACGGTTAGTGACCGACCGAGATGAGCAGCTTATGCcacttttacagtacagtagggTTGACGTCCTCTCACCCAACCAGGCGTGTTACTGCCGAACCTTCACCATACTGAAACTATATTCTGTCTGATGTAGCCAGCATCTGTACCTACCTACAGTTTGCCACCCACCGGGGCtgtctgtaaaaaagaaaaagacgatATTGGATAAAAACCAGAAGGTcgtttgaaaacacaaactgctgttCTGGAAATAAAGACTCAAagacatctgacatctgaaaaACAATATTCCGTGGACTGTCACCCATTTATGGAAGTTGCTactctgtctgttttctctgtatcgggatcaaaacaaagatggccgcCCGCCGGCAACCTGGATAGGAAACAGAGTTGCACTTTctgaaattgataaaaaaaaacagcctttaAATAGTTTGATTGGCGGAATAGTTTTCTTGTGCAGATGTAAAGAAGAGTCATACATAGCCTGTCACGATATCTACTTTTTCTGCctgatatattgtcccagaaatgattgtgaTAAACAATAgtatcgtcattttaagaccatttatTGACACGAACCAACgcgatttgtgtcgctgctgagagaaatttTATCAAACGTTTAAACTTCAGTTTAGGCCTTTAGACTAAACAAGCAGTGTGAAGACGcgataagaaaaatattaagaaatccctttttataaaccaaaccagtgatttattaatcgtacgacgagaacagatgttatgtcaacaaacacgcatgaagacacaatggctgttattgatgAGGtcattatcgtgacaggcctagtcaTATACTATTTTAAAAGAACCATTAGGGGTATAAGCATATTTAAACGACATTCATCGGCCGTTGAGTATCTTGAAGAAACCAGAGGTCGGGCTCGGTCCAAACCGCCCTTCCACTCACCTTCATGCTCTTATCAGTTACTCGGTTCAGGTCCACTAACTTAAGAGACTGTATCGGCCCTTGGACCCTACTCTTGGACACGATCCATACGAGTGTTCCTGCCTTCATCTCAGTCATTctaagttttttcttttcttttgttttttcaaagcaaagTCTCCTCAGTTACAAGTTAACAAGCCTCACGTGTATCTGAACTGAAGATGTTGATGAAGGTTGTAAACACGAAGGAAGGACAGGGGGAAATAAGCATCGCCCGAGAAACAGAGaacggagcagcagcagaagtgtCATGAGAAGACTCTGCAAATCGAGGACAACTTTAATTAGTCGGCT
The sequence above is a segment of the Scophthalmus maximus strain ysfricsl-2021 chromosome 2, ASM2237912v1, whole genome shotgun sequence genome. Coding sequences within it:
- the lmo3 gene encoding LIM domain only protein 3 isoform X2, translated to MQKRDKSFGIQMLSVQPDTKPKGCAGCNRKIKDRYLLKALDKYWHEDCLKCACCDCRLGEVGSTLYTKANLILCRRDYLRLFGVTGNCAACSKLIPAFEMVMRAKENVYHLDCFACQLCNQRFCVGDKFFLKNNMILCQTDYEEGLMKEGYAPQVR